A genomic region of Rhodanobacter sp. contains the following coding sequences:
- a CDS encoding hypothetical protein (frameshifted, insertion/deletion at around 2938856): MPSARQADNDRLLGRIRALHEDSRGVLGAGRMHEDLAAEGESASLNRVARLMAADGLQGWPRKKRRGQRAQPGLAPPGVRNWLERDFTAQEPETKWVTDITEIKTDEGKLYLCIVLDLFDHRVVGWSMHHRQDRQMVIRAVQMAVWQRQGGEPVILHSDRGSQFRSGDYQDYLVANALVCSMSAVGHCGDNAACEGFFGQLKRECVYRMKYPTLDAARADVFEYIERFHNPRMRRRQAKQDLKFSTLSQPSVISG, encoded by the coding sequence ATGCCCAGTGCCCGCCAAGCCGACAACGATCGCCTGCTCGGCCGCATCCGTGCACTGCACGAGGACAGCCGTGGCGTGTTGGGGGCGGGACGGATGCATGAGGACCTCGCCGCGGAAGGCGAGTCGGCCAGCCTGAACCGGGTGGCGCGTCTGATGGCGGCCGATGGCCTGCAGGGCTGGCCACGCAAGAAGCGGCGCGGCCAGCGGGCTCAACCGGGACTGGCCCCACCGGGCGTGCGCAACTGGCTGGAACGGGACTTCACCGCACAGGAGCCGGAGACCAAGTGGGTCACCGACATCACCGAGATCAAGACCGACGAAGGCAAGCTGTACCTATGCATCGTGCTGGACCTGTTCGACCACCGGGTCGTGGGTTGGTCGATGCATCATCGGCAAGACCGGCAGATGGTGATCCGGGCCGTGCAGATGGCCGTGTGGCAGCGCCAGGGAGGCGAGCCGGTGATCCTGCATTCGGATCGTGGCAGCCAGTTCCGCAGCGGCGACTACCAGGACTATCTGGTGGCCAATGCGTTGGTGTGCTCGATGAGCGCGGTCGGCCATTGCGGGGACAACGCGGCTTGCGAGGGCTTCTTCGGCCAGCTCAAGCGCGAGTGTGTCTACCGCATGAAATATCCGACGCTCGATGCAGCAAGAGCCGATGTGTTCGAATACATCGAGCGGTTCCACAATCCGAGAATGCGGCGCAGGCAGGCAAAGCAGGATCTGAAGTTTTCCACCCTTTCACAACCGTCCGTGATTTCGGGGTAG
- a CDS encoding VOC family protein → MKYLHSMVRVRDIDASLRFFCEGLGLRETRRMENAQGKFTLVFLAAPDSPEAEVELTYNWGSTEDYGSARNFGHLAFRVDDIYATCQRLMDMGYTIHRPPRDGHMAFVRSPDLISVELLQDGHLPPQEPWASMPNTGSW, encoded by the coding sequence ATGAAATACCTGCACAGCATGGTGCGCGTGCGCGACATCGACGCCTCGTTGCGCTTTTTTTGCGAAGGGCTGGGGCTGCGCGAGACGCGTCGCATGGAAAACGCCCAGGGCAAGTTCACCCTGGTCTTTCTCGCCGCACCCGACAGCCCCGAGGCGGAGGTCGAGCTGACCTACAACTGGGGCTCGACCGAGGACTACGGCAGCGCGCGCAACTTCGGCCACCTCGCGTTCCGCGTGGACGACATCTACGCCACCTGCCAGCGGCTGATGGACATGGGCTATACCATCCATCGTCCGCCGCGCGACGGTCACATGGCCTTCGTGCGCTCGCCCGACCTGATTTCGGTCGAATTGCTGCAGGACGGCCACCTGCCGCCGCAGGAGCCATGGGCCTCTATGCCCAACACCGGCAGTTGGTGA
- the flgB gene encoding flagellar basal body rod protein FlgB codes for MNPIPQNLFGIHSQALELWQRRAEVLANNLANADTPGYLARDIDFRKALAAAGGGANGGPLPLEIPTQGQIGDAANRGPGGAALEYRVPTQPSMDGNTVNTQVEQADFAANSVHYQASLSFITAQIHMLRTAITGGQS; via the coding sequence ATGAATCCCATCCCGCAAAACCTGTTCGGCATCCACTCCCAGGCACTGGAGCTGTGGCAGCGCCGTGCCGAAGTGCTGGCCAACAACCTCGCCAACGCCGACACGCCCGGATACCTCGCGCGCGACATCGACTTCCGCAAGGCCTTGGCCGCCGCCGGCGGCGGCGCCAACGGCGGCCCGCTGCCGCTGGAAATACCCACGCAGGGACAGATCGGCGACGCGGCGAACCGCGGGCCGGGCGGCGCGGCGCTGGAATACCGCGTGCCGACGCAGCCCAGCATGGACGGCAACACCGTGAACACCCAGGTCGAGCAGGCCGACTTCGCCGCCAACAGCGTGCACTACCAAGCCAGCCTCTCCTTCATCACGGCGCAGATCCACATGCTGCGCACCGCCATCACCGGAGGCCAAAGCTGA
- a CDS encoding hypothetical protein (frameshifted, insertion/deletion at around 2934025), which translates to MNRNQSKLAEQVEQIRKLTSSVQEIAHQTNLVALNAAIEAARAGEAGRGFAVVADEVKQLAEKTALTTAEIESVTVSIGDFSTQLNGDVQHSLQQLDRAQAGAAQSGATLESGSQALRTATDRVQKLQQNHDAQHTRATNVQSALGALQRRAGEARRQSDSLQRAALLSHRLSLDWLEGISGNDTGSLCLTLREASLNLRLAVDLALLEPAAVDRRWFDTHAIRASAERLSALHPAAGGLVTASEQLCELGTRFIALLCNGDAGQAAALPPQVDAARDALLAQLDKLLADA; encoded by the coding sequence ATGAATCGCAACCAGAGCAAGCTGGCCGAGCAGGTCGAGCAGATCCGCAAGCTCACCTCTTCCGTGCAGGAGATCGCCCACCAGACCAACCTGGTGGCTCTGAACGCGGCCATCGAGGCCGCGCGCGCCGGCGAGGCAGGCCGCGGCTTTGCCGTGGTCGCCGACGAAGTCAAGCAACTGGCGGAAAAAACCGCGCTCACCACGGCGGAAATCGAGAGCGTCACCGTTTCCATCGGCGACTTCTCCACCCAGCTGAACGGCGATGTGCAGCACAGCCTGCAGCAGCTGGACCGCGCCCAGGCCGGCGCCGCGCAGTCGGGCGCCACGCTGGAATCCGGCAGCCAGGCGCTGCGCACCGCCACGGATCGCGTGCAGAAGCTGCAGCAGAACCACGACGCCCAGCACACGCGCGCCACCAACGTGCAGTCTGCGCTGGGCGCCCTGCAGCGCCGCGCCGGCGAGGCGCGACGCCAATCCGATTCGTTGCAGCGCGCCGCCCTGCTCTCCCACCGGCTGAGCCTGGACTGGCTGGAAGGCATCAGCGGCAACGACACGGGCAGCCTCTGCCTGACGCTGCGCGAGGCCTCGCTCAACCTGCGCCTGGCCGTCGACCTCGCACTGCTGGAACCGGCGGCCGTGGATCGCCGCTGGTTCGACACCCACGCCATCCGAGCCAGCGCCGAGCGGTTGAGCGCACTGCACCCGGCAGCCGGCGGCCTCGTCACGGCCAGCGAGCAGTTGTGCGAGCTGGGCACCCGCTTCATCGCGTTGCTGTGCAATGGCGATGCCGGTCAGGCCGCGGCATTGCCCCCGCAGGTCGATGCCGCCCGCGACGCCTTGCTTGCGCAGCTCGACAAGCTGCTGGCGGACGCGTGA
- a CDS encoding EAL domain-containing protein — translation MSSPSTPAARDTAVRKSSLYEDAAPPLPVLRVPLLNRERELYAYEILFPRENGDDKTLLQSVLGMITDGALTRLVRGNRAFLNLPAELLPEDADVLLHQPRLGVVLQPHVGNDPALMLRLQSMAQRGCQFVLDLGEQDFSNSQPLEVLLQMVQLVRLDASQLPPEVLAKRVAQLHNRGLNVVAGHVDDNATYERCLTLPIEAVQGRYLLVPQPVEIPVLTANRLSLLRLMGVLHESNPGPVELGNIVRDDAVLSYKLLSCVNSAYFALPRQLKSVQQAAIFFGVTRMRNWVDTMAMCGMDDRPPELLRAALIRAHMCEQLADGMPHGSAEMAFTVGLFSLLDTLMCAPMEFLLTHLRLVPEISDALTGRGGPFATILQQILAWEANELTSAQVPTQRIQRLAAVYLNATQWADQVYASANNEKSVQ, via the coding sequence ATGAGTTCCCCTTCCACGCCCGCTGCCCGCGACACCGCTGTCCGCAAGTCCAGCCTCTACGAAGACGCCGCGCCTCCGCTGCCCGTGCTGCGCGTACCGCTGCTCAACCGCGAACGCGAACTCTACGCCTACGAAATCCTGTTCCCGCGCGAGAACGGCGACGACAAGACCTTGCTGCAAAGCGTGCTGGGCATGATCACCGACGGCGCCCTGACCCGCCTGGTCCGAGGCAACCGCGCCTTTCTGAATCTTCCGGCCGAACTCCTGCCGGAAGATGCCGACGTCCTGCTCCACCAGCCCCGTCTTGGCGTGGTTCTGCAGCCGCACGTGGGCAACGACCCTGCCCTGATGCTGCGTCTGCAATCGATGGCGCAGCGTGGCTGCCAGTTCGTGCTCGATCTGGGCGAACAGGATTTCAGCAACAGCCAGCCGCTGGAAGTCCTGCTGCAAATGGTGCAGCTGGTGCGGCTTGATGCCAGCCAACTGCCGCCCGAAGTGCTCGCCAAACGCGTTGCCCAACTGCACAATCGCGGGCTCAACGTGGTAGCCGGTCACGTCGACGACAATGCCACCTACGAGCGCTGCCTGACGCTGCCGATCGAGGCCGTGCAAGGCCGCTACCTGCTGGTTCCGCAGCCGGTGGAAATTCCGGTACTGACAGCCAACCGCCTCAGCCTGCTGCGCCTGATGGGCGTGCTGCACGAGAGCAATCCGGGCCCGGTCGAACTGGGCAACATCGTCCGCGACGACGCCGTGCTCAGCTACAAGCTGCTGAGCTGCGTCAATTCAGCCTACTTCGCGCTGCCGCGGCAGTTGAAGTCGGTGCAGCAGGCCGCGATCTTCTTCGGCGTCACCCGCATGCGCAACTGGGTCGACACCATGGCCATGTGCGGCATGGACGACCGCCCGCCGGAACTGCTGCGCGCAGCCCTGATCCGCGCCCACATGTGCGAGCAGCTGGCCGACGGCATGCCGCATGGCAGCGCAGAGATGGCGTTCACCGTCGGCCTGTTCTCGCTGCTCGACACCTTGATGTGCGCGCCGATGGAATTCCTGCTGACCCATCTGCGGCTGGTGCCGGAAATCAGCGACGCCCTGACCGGCCGCGGCGGCCCGTTCGCCACGATCCTGCAACAGATTCTCGCTTGGGAAGCCAACGAGCTGACCAGCGCACAGGTACCGACGCAGCGCATCCAACGCCTCGCCGCGGTCTACCTCAACGCGACACAGTGGGCCGACCAGGTCTACGCCAGCGCAAACAACGAAAAGAGCGTGCAGTAG
- a CDS encoding DUF192 domain-containing protein, with protein MPRPLIAALLLLLGCSACTPSNDPNTVVVILHGHRFTAELATHEADREHGLMMRTSLAPDHGMLFVFPDTALRGFWMKNTLIPLDILYFDADRRLVSSQQDVQPCKTDPCPTYPSAGPARYVLELSAGTTKRIDARTGDALTIEGKLGSVD; from the coding sequence ATGCCGAGGCCTTTGATAGCCGCGCTCTTGCTCCTGCTGGGCTGCAGCGCCTGTACGCCGTCGAACGATCCAAACACCGTCGTCGTGATCCTGCACGGCCATCGCTTCACCGCGGAGCTGGCCACCCACGAAGCCGACCGCGAACACGGCCTGATGATGCGCACCTCGCTGGCGCCGGATCACGGCATGTTGTTCGTGTTCCCGGACACGGCGCTACGCGGGTTCTGGATGAAGAACACGCTGATCCCGCTCGACATCCTGTACTTCGATGCCGACCGCAGGCTGGTATCGTCGCAGCAGGACGTGCAGCCCTGCAAAACCGATCCCTGCCCGACCTACCCCAGTGCGGGTCCGGCGCGTTATGTGCTGGAGCTGTCGGCGGGCACGACCAAGCGGATCGACGCTCGCACGGGCGATGCGCTAACGATCGAAGGCAAGCTGGGAAGCGTGGACTGA
- the thiE gene encoding thiamine phosphate synthase has protein sequence MPHSRLPAHGLYAITDGPRADLLESAAQVLAGGARVLQYRDKTGDALRRHAEAAALNRLCNAYAVPLIVNDDVALAAAIGAAGVHLGRDDGDVAAARAVLGGGSIIGVSCYDSLELARAAAAAGADYVAFGAFFPSPTKPDAVRAPLALLRQSAALGVPRVAIGGITPDNAPSLVEAGADFLAVISSVFSVPDVCSAAQRFARLYPSA, from the coding sequence ATGCCCCACTCCCGATTGCCCGCCCATGGCCTGTACGCGATCACCGACGGCCCGCGCGCAGACTTGCTTGAAAGCGCGGCACAGGTGCTCGCCGGCGGCGCACGCGTCTTGCAGTACCGCGACAAGACGGGAGATGCACTGCGGAGGCACGCCGAAGCCGCCGCACTCAACCGTTTGTGCAACGCATACGCGGTGCCGTTGATCGTCAACGACGACGTCGCGCTCGCCGCTGCGATCGGCGCGGCCGGCGTGCACCTGGGCCGCGACGACGGAGATGTCGCCGCCGCACGCGCCGTGCTGGGCGGCGGCTCGATCATCGGCGTGTCGTGCTACGACTCGCTCGAACTCGCGCGCGCCGCCGCCGCGGCCGGAGCCGACTACGTGGCCTTCGGCGCGTTCTTCCCTTCGCCCACCAAGCCGGATGCGGTACGTGCGCCGCTGGCGTTGTTGCGGCAGAGCGCCGCGCTGGGCGTGCCGCGGGTGGCGATCGGCGGCATCACGCCGGACAATGCGCCCTCGCTGGTCGAAGCCGGCGCGGATTTCCTCGCCGTGATCTCGTCGGTCTTTTCCGTACCCGACGTATGCTCCGCCGCGCAGCGCTTCGCCCGCCTCTATCCCTCCGCTTGA
- the flgC gene encoding flagellar basal body rod protein FlgC has product MSSLFSVFNVAGSGMAAQSLRLNTVASNLANADSVSSTPEGAYHAREPMFAAVHTQQLAKAGEIGSSGADADASEGVQVLGITESQEAIPVRYEPGNPMANADGYVYGSNVNPVDALVNMISASRSYQNNVEVMNTAKQLMTKTLTLGQ; this is encoded by the coding sequence ATGTCTTCGCTCTTTTCCGTCTTCAACGTGGCCGGCTCCGGCATGGCGGCCCAATCGCTGCGGCTCAATACCGTGGCCAGCAATCTCGCCAACGCGGACAGCGTGTCTTCCACGCCGGAGGGCGCCTACCACGCGCGCGAACCGATGTTCGCCGCCGTGCATACGCAACAGCTCGCCAAGGCCGGCGAGATCGGCTCCAGCGGCGCCGATGCCGACGCCAGCGAGGGCGTGCAGGTGCTCGGCATCACCGAGAGCCAGGAGGCGATCCCGGTGCGCTACGAGCCGGGCAATCCGATGGCGAATGCCGACGGCTATGTCTACGGCAGCAACGTCAATCCGGTGGATGCGCTGGTCAACATGATCTCGGCGTCGCGTTCGTACCAGAACAACGTCGAGGTGATGAATACGGCCAAGCAACTGATGACCAAGACCTTGACCCTCGGCCAGTGA
- a CDS encoding C39 family peptidase, translating to MRHIISTCVLLCLACLSAAAAQAGDVRFAGVLPGGAVYTTHVTSMHEGRFRNMVRQHTDYSCGAAALATILRYAYRLDMDEKAVIEGMLSVADPALVKQRGFSLLDIKHYVELLGMRGRGYRVTEDRLRTLRVPALVLMNVNGFRHFVVLKQMRGDAVELADPMLGNRTVPLADFMQAWPSRALFVVIGSDFDRNTVLLQPAEKPSARKLFAQQRPVTDAELLDFGFTQADLL from the coding sequence ATGCGACACATCATTTCGACCTGCGTCCTGCTTTGCCTGGCATGCCTGAGCGCCGCCGCCGCGCAAGCCGGCGACGTGCGCTTCGCCGGGGTGTTGCCCGGCGGCGCCGTCTACACCACGCATGTCACAAGCATGCACGAAGGCCGCTTCCGCAACATGGTTCGCCAGCACACCGATTACAGCTGCGGCGCGGCGGCACTGGCGACGATCCTGCGCTATGCCTATCGCCTCGACATGGACGAAAAAGCGGTGATCGAAGGCATGCTGAGCGTGGCCGATCCCGCCCTGGTGAAACAACGCGGGTTCTCCCTGCTGGACATCAAGCACTACGTGGAATTGCTTGGCATGCGCGGCCGCGGCTACCGCGTTACGGAAGATCGCCTGCGCACGCTTCGCGTCCCCGCGCTGGTGCTGATGAACGTGAACGGTTTCCGCCACTTCGTCGTGCTGAAGCAAATGCGCGGAGACGCGGTGGAGCTGGCCGATCCAATGCTCGGAAACCGCACCGTTCCGCTCGCGGACTTCATGCAGGCGTGGCCGTCGCGCGCGCTTTTCGTGGTGATCGGCAGCGACTTCGACCGCAACACCGTACTGCTTCAGCCCGCCGAAAAGCCCAGCGCCCGCAAGCTGTTTGCGCAGCAGCGCCCCGTCACCGACGCCGAGCTGCTCGATTTCGGCTTCACCCAAGCCGACCTCCTGTGA
- a CDS encoding transposase — protein MSKRRKFSAEFKRGAVEQARQPGVSCAQVARELGVRENLLTRWKRESNSQGSVAFGGSGTPRDEELARLKRELARVKKERDFLREAATFFAKGSS, from the coding sequence ATGTCGAAGCGAAGAAAGTTCAGTGCGGAGTTCAAGCGCGGTGCGGTTGAACAGGCCAGGCAGCCGGGTGTCAGTTGCGCCCAAGTGGCCCGCGAGCTGGGGGTCCGGGAGAACCTGTTGACCCGCTGGAAACGGGAGTCCAACAGCCAGGGGTCGGTCGCGTTTGGCGGTAGCGGAACGCCGCGGGATGAGGAGCTGGCGAGGCTCAAGCGCGAGCTGGCCCGGGTGAAGAAGGAGCGGGATTTTTTGCGCGAAGCGGCGACGTTCTTTGCCAAGGGATCATCCTGA
- a CDS encoding chemotaxis protein CheV: MGGTLLEKVEQHTRLAGHNRVAMLLFRLGDAQLFGINVFKVREVMRRPPLERMMGIHELLAGSCDYRGQTIPVIDLAAALGYPPLRDDPSAHLMVTEFSRSVQGFLVADLQRMVQCDGDKMAAPPAALGFGNKVNAVTRVDGALLSVVDVEQVLASIDSAPADLSAQMQRLADARQLSPRRVMVVDDSLIARRRLVALFKQMSIECVVAQDGREALDKLRELAKGDPEDGVKLVVSDIEMPRLDGYALTRAIREAPELCRLKVVLHSSLSGGFNEAMVKEVKADAFVAKFQPDLLAQAVFELLPTDAAAG, from the coding sequence ATGGGCGGCACGCTGCTGGAAAAGGTGGAGCAACATACCCGGCTGGCCGGCCACAACCGTGTGGCCATGCTGCTGTTCCGCCTCGGCGACGCGCAATTGTTCGGCATCAACGTGTTCAAGGTGCGCGAGGTGATGCGTCGTCCGCCGCTGGAACGCATGATGGGCATCCACGAGCTGCTGGCCGGCAGTTGCGATTACCGCGGGCAGACCATCCCGGTGATCGACCTGGCCGCCGCGCTGGGCTATCCGCCGCTGCGCGACGATCCCTCGGCGCACCTGATGGTCACCGAATTCAGCCGTTCGGTGCAGGGCTTCCTGGTGGCCGACCTGCAGCGCATGGTCCAATGCGACGGCGACAAGATGGCCGCGCCGCCGGCCGCGCTGGGTTTCGGCAACAAGGTCAACGCGGTGACCCGCGTGGACGGCGCCCTGCTGTCGGTGGTGGACGTGGAGCAGGTGCTGGCCAGCATCGACTCGGCGCCGGCCGATCTTTCCGCGCAGATGCAGCGCCTTGCCGACGCGCGCCAGCTGTCGCCGCGGCGGGTGATGGTGGTGGACGATTCGCTGATCGCGCGGCGCCGCCTGGTGGCGCTGTTCAAGCAGATGAGCATCGAGTGCGTGGTGGCGCAGGACGGCCGCGAGGCGCTCGACAAGCTGCGCGAGCTGGCCAAAGGCGACCCGGAGGACGGCGTGAAGCTGGTGGTGTCCGACATCGAGATGCCGCGGCTGGACGGCTATGCGCTGACCCGTGCGATTCGCGAAGCGCCGGAACTGTGTCGACTGAAAGTGGTGTTGCACAGCTCGCTCAGCGGCGGCTTCAACGAGGCGATGGTGAAGGAAGTGAAGGCCGACGCCTTCGTCGCCAAGTTCCAGCCCGATCTGCTGGCCCAGGCCGTGTTCGAGCTGCTGCCCACGGATGCGGCGGCCGGCTGA
- a CDS encoding acetylornithine transaminase: protein MSSQDLSVPSLITLGKRYWLPVYKPRDVVLDHGKGARVWDAEGRDFIDFGAGIAVNALGHGDADLLAALTAQAGKLWHASNVFWTAPPLRLAEELVQASGFAERVFLCNSGAEANEAAIKLVRKWAAAQGRAPERRVIVTFKGSFHGRTLATVTATAQPKYQEGYEPLPGGFRYLDFNDAVALEAAFAAGDVAAVMLEPVQGEGGVVPAAPGFLRRVRELCDAHGALLVLDEIQCGMGRTGALFAHAHDRVQPDIVTLAKALGCGFPIGAMLAGPKVAEVMQYGAHGTTFGGNPMAAAVARVALRKLGSAGVLANVTRQADALRAGLARINDELPLFDEVRGRGLMIGAVLNAAHKGKAGEILDHAAAHGLLLLQAGPDVLRFVPPLTIVDEEVAEGLDRLHAALRAFAQA, encoded by the coding sequence ATGTCATCCCAGGATTTATCGGTGCCATCCCTGATCACGCTCGGCAAGCGCTATTGGCTGCCGGTGTACAAACCGCGCGACGTGGTGCTCGATCACGGCAAGGGCGCGCGCGTATGGGATGCCGAAGGACGCGACTTCATCGACTTCGGCGCCGGCATCGCGGTGAACGCATTGGGCCACGGCGATGCCGACCTGCTCGCCGCGCTTACCGCGCAGGCGGGCAAGCTGTGGCACGCCAGCAACGTGTTCTGGACCGCGCCGCCGCTGCGCCTCGCCGAGGAACTGGTGCAGGCGAGCGGCTTCGCCGAACGCGTGTTCCTGTGCAACTCCGGCGCGGAAGCGAACGAGGCGGCGATCAAGCTGGTGCGCAAGTGGGCGGCCGCGCAGGGGCGCGCGCCGGAGCGGCGCGTCATCGTCACCTTCAAGGGCTCGTTCCACGGCCGCACCCTGGCCACGGTCACCGCCACCGCACAGCCCAAGTACCAGGAAGGCTACGAGCCGTTGCCGGGCGGCTTCCGCTATCTCGACTTCAATGATGCCGTCGCGCTGGAGGCTGCTTTCGCCGCCGGTGACGTGGCCGCGGTCATGCTGGAGCCGGTGCAGGGCGAGGGCGGCGTGGTGCCGGCCGCGCCGGGTTTCTTGAGGCGCGTGCGAGAGCTTTGCGATGCGCACGGCGCCTTGCTGGTGCTGGACGAGATCCAGTGCGGCATGGGCCGTACCGGCGCGTTGTTCGCGCATGCGCACGACCGCGTGCAGCCGGACATCGTGACCCTGGCCAAGGCGCTGGGTTGCGGCTTCCCGATCGGCGCCATGTTGGCCGGCCCGAAAGTGGCCGAGGTGATGCAGTACGGCGCGCACGGCACCACCTTCGGCGGCAATCCGATGGCCGCCGCGGTGGCGCGCGTGGCGTTGCGCAAGCTGGGTTCGGCCGGCGTGCTGGCGAACGTGACGCGGCAGGCGGATGCGCTGCGCGCGGGTCTGGCGCGCATCAACGACGAACTGCCGCTGTTCGACGAGGTGCGCGGCCGCGGCCTCATGATCGGCGCGGTGTTGAATGCCGCGCACAAGGGCAAGGCCGGCGAGATCCTCGACCACGCCGCTGCGCACGGCCTGCTGCTGCTGCAGGCCGGCCCGGACGTGCTGCGCTTCGTGCCGCCGCTGACGATAGTCGACGAGGAAGTGGCCGAAGGGCTTGATCGCCTGCATGCGGCGCTGCGCGCGTTCGCGCAGGCCTGA
- the hemL gene encoding glutamate-1-semialdehyde 2,1-aminomutase has translation MSTNHELFLRAQQRLPGGVNSPVRAFKSVGGEPFFTARADGAYLWDVEGTRYIDYVGSWGPMIAGHNHPTVREAVERAVKDGLSFGTPCPAEVTMAETIAKLVPSVEMVRMVNSGTEATMSAIRLARGATGRAKIVKFEGCYHGHGDSFLVKAGSGALTFGVPTSPGVPKANADLTLTLPYNDLDAADALFAEHGADIAALIIEPVAGNMNCIPPVDGYLQGLRELCTRHGALLIFDEVMTGFRVALGGAQALYGVTPDLTTFGKIIGGGMPVGAYGGRRALMEQIAPAGPIYQAGTLSGNPVAMAAGLAMLELIQAPGFHDALAAHTRLLCDGLQSVADAAGVPFSTNRVGGMFGLFFCAEKVTRYAQATTADTALFNRFFHGMLKRGVYLAPSAFEAGFLSSAHTDQDIADTLQAAREALAEAKD, from the coding sequence ATGAGTACCAACCACGAACTGTTCCTGCGCGCCCAGCAGCGCCTTCCCGGCGGCGTGAACTCGCCGGTGCGCGCGTTCAAGTCGGTGGGCGGCGAGCCGTTCTTCACCGCGCGTGCCGACGGCGCGTACCTGTGGGACGTGGAAGGCACGCGCTACATCGACTACGTGGGCTCGTGGGGGCCGATGATCGCGGGCCACAACCACCCGACGGTGCGCGAGGCGGTGGAGCGCGCGGTGAAGGATGGCCTCTCGTTCGGCACGCCCTGTCCCGCCGAGGTAACGATGGCCGAGACCATCGCAAAGTTGGTGCCTTCGGTGGAAATGGTACGCATGGTGAACTCGGGCACCGAGGCCACCATGTCGGCGATCCGCCTCGCGCGCGGCGCCACCGGCCGCGCGAAGATCGTGAAGTTCGAAGGCTGCTACCACGGCCACGGCGACAGCTTCCTGGTGAAGGCCGGCTCCGGCGCGCTGACCTTCGGTGTGCCCACCTCGCCCGGCGTGCCCAAGGCCAACGCCGACCTCACGCTCACCCTGCCCTACAACGACCTCGACGCGGCAGACGCGCTGTTCGCCGAGCACGGCGCCGACATCGCCGCGCTGATCATCGAGCCGGTCGCCGGCAACATGAATTGCATACCGCCGGTCGACGGCTACCTGCAGGGACTGCGCGAGCTGTGCACGCGGCACGGCGCGCTGCTGATCTTCGACGAGGTGATGACCGGTTTCCGCGTGGCGCTGGGCGGCGCGCAGGCGCTGTACGGCGTGACGCCCGACCTCACCACCTTCGGCAAGATCATCGGCGGCGGCATGCCGGTGGGCGCCTACGGTGGCCGCCGCGCGTTGATGGAACAGATCGCCCCGGCCGGCCCGATCTACCAGGCCGGCACGCTCAGCGGCAATCCGGTGGCGATGGCCGCGGGCCTGGCGATGCTGGAACTGATCCAGGCGCCGGGCTTTCACGATGCGCTCGCCGCACACACGCGCCTGCTCTGCGACGGCCTGCAGTCGGTGGCCGATGCTGCAGGCGTGCCGTTCAGCACCAATCGCGTGGGCGGCATGTTCGGGCTGTTCTTCTGCGCGGAGAAAGTCACCCGCTATGCGCAGGCCACCACGGCGGACACCGCGTTGTTCAACCGCTTCTTCCACGGCATGTTGAAGCGCGGCGTCTACCTCGCGCCCAGCGCATTCGAGGCCGGCTTCCTGTCCAGCGCGCATACGGACCAGGACATCGCCGACACCTTGCAGGCCGCGCGCGAGGCGCTGGCCGAGGCGAAAGACTGA